One genomic region from Eptesicus fuscus isolate TK198812 chromosome 18, DD_ASM_mEF_20220401, whole genome shotgun sequence encodes:
- the LOC103297508 gene encoding C-C chemokine receptor type 5, which translates to MEQVSATPDYIDYSMSEPCHKTNVRQVAAGLLPPLYSLVFIFGFVGNLLVVLILIKCKKLKSMTDIYLLNLAISDLLFLLTIPFWAHYSAGQWVFGNTMCRLLTGLYLIGFFSGIFFIILLTIDRYLAIVHAVFAIKARTVTFGVVTSGVTWVVAVFASLPGIVFNKSQQEGSRCTCSPHYPTSQYHFWKNFQTLKMVLLGLVLPLLVMVVCYSGILKTLLRCRSEKKRHKAVRLIFVIMIVYFLFWAPYNVVLLLNTFQEFFGLNNCTSSNRLDQAMQVTETLGMTHCCINPIIYAFVGEKFRSHLLAFFRKHIAHRLCKRCPIFQGEAPERGGSVYTRSTGEQDISVGL; encoded by the coding sequence ATGGAGCAAGTGTCAGCCACCCCCGATTACATCGACTACAGCATGTCAGAGCCCTGCCACAAAACCAACGTGAGGCAGGTGGCCGCCGGGCTGCTGCCTCCGCTCTACTCGCTGGTGTTCATCTTCGGGTTTGTGGGCAACCTGCTGGTCGTCCTCATCCTGATCAAGTGCAAAAAGCTGAAGAGCATGACGGACATCTACCTGCTCAACCTGGCCATCTCCGACCTGCTCTTCCTGCTCACCATCCCCTTCTGGGCTCACTACTCAGCCGGCCAGTGGGTCTTCGGGAACACCATGTGCCGGCTTCTGACGGGCCTCTATTTGATCGGCTTCTTCTCCGGCATCTTCTTCATCATCCTCTTGACCATTGATAGGTACCTGGCGATCGTCCACGCTGTGTTTGCTATAAAAGCCAGGACGGTCACGTTTGGGGTGGTGACAAGTGGGGTCACCTGGGTGGTGGCCGTGTTCGCCTCTCTCCCGGGAATCGTCTTCAACAAATCCCAACAAGAGGGTTCTCGTTGCACCTGCAGCCCTCACTACCCCACCAGCCAGTATCACTTCTGGAAGAACTTCCAGACCTTGAAGATGGTCCTCTTAGGCCTGGTCCTGCCCCTGCTGGTCATGGTCGTCTGCTACTCGGGAATCCTGAAGACCCTGCTTCGGTGTCGCAGCGAGAAGAAGAGGCACAAGGCCGTGAGGCTCATCTTCGTGATCATGATCGTCTACTTCCTTTTCTGGGCTCCCTACAACGTCGTCCTGCTCCTGAACACCTTCCAGGAGTTCTTCGGCCTGAACAACTGCACTAGCTCCAACCGGCTGGACCAGGCCATGCAGGTGACGGAGACCCTGGGCATGACGCACTGCTGCATCAACCCCATCATCTACGCCTTCGTCGGGGAGAAGTTCAGAAGCCACCTGTTGGCCTTCTTCCGAAAGCACATCGCCCACCGCCTCTGCAAACGCTGCCCGATCTTCCAGGGAGAGGCCCCCGAGCGCGGGGGCTCCGTCTACACGCGCTCCACGGGGGAGCAGGACATCTCTGTTGGCTTGTGA